GGGCGCAGCCGAGGTCGAACCGCGACGTCGGAGCGCAGGTCATGATCCGAGACCGAAGCGCGGGGTCGCCGAAGGCATTCGACACCAGAACCTGTACGCGATCGAAGTGCTGCTGGTAATCGCCTGGCGTCATCTCGCCGTCGTGGCCAATCAACGAAAGGCGATCGTCGTTGGAGAGCGTTACGCCGAGCGATCGTTGAACGGCTTGATCGTACTCCAGCGCATCAATGCGCTGAATCTGAACCCCCTCGCCACCCGCCACCGTTCCTATGGCGCTGGTATTGTCCTGAGCGCTTTCGCAACCTGCGAAGCCCAACATTCCCAGGCTGACTGCCGCAACCAGGGAGAGACGA
This portion of the Polyangia bacterium genome encodes:
- a CDS encoding DUF1595 domain-containing protein produces the protein MMESVASSARVRLSLVAAVSLGMLGFAGCESAQDNTSAIGTVAGGEGVQIQRIDALEYDQAVQRSLGVTLSNDDRLSLIGHDGEMTPGDYQQHFDRVQVLVSNAFGDPALRSRIMTCAPTSRFDLGCAQSIIRQFGAVAWQRPVSEIEVAQLTQVASAASSLGGDFPQSIEQVVKTMMVSAPFLYRVQGV